The Morganella morganii sequence GCGGATGAGTGAAAGTCATCTGCAAATAATGATTAAGCTGATTCAAGAGTCAGCTTAACAATTATGCTCTTTAACAATCCGGAACAAGCTGAAAAATTGAAACAATCAATATTATCACCGAGGTAATATTGATGAGTCTCTCAGCCGAACGACACTGAATGTGCTTCTTTATGAAACACCTTCGGGTTGTGAGGTTAAGCGAATAAGCGTACACGGTGGATGCCTAGGCAGTCAGAGGCGATGAAGGACGTGCTAATCTGCGATAAGCGCCGGTAAGGTGATATGAACCGTTATAACCGGCGATTTCCGAATGGGGAAACCCAGTGCAATTCGTTGCACTATCATTACCTGAATACATAGGGTAATGAAGCGAACCGGGAGAACTGAAACATCTAAGTACCCCGAGGAAAAGAAATCAAACGAGATTCCCCCAGTAGCGGCGAGCGAACGGGGAGCAGCCCAGGACCTTAATCAGCATCAGTGTTAAGAGAACAGTCTGGAAAGGCTGGCCACAGCAGGTGATAGCCCTGTATCTGAAAGCACTGGTGTTGTGAGTCCGATGAGTAAGGCGGGACACGTGTTATCCTGTCTGAATACGGGGGGACCATCCTCCAAGGCTAAATACTCCTGACTGACCGATAGTGAACCAGTACCGTGAGGGAAAGGCGAAAAGAACCCCGGACGAGGGGAGTGAAAAAGAACCTGAAACCGTGTACGTACAAGCAGTGGGAGCACCCTTCGGGGTGTGACTGCGTACCTTTTGTATAATGGGTCAGCGACTTATATTCTGTAGCAAGGTTAACCGGATAGGGGAGCCGCAGGGAAACCGAGTCTTAACTGGGCGAATTAGTTGCAGGGTATAGACCCGAAACCCGGTGATCTAGCCATGGGCAGGTTGAAGGTTGGGTAACACTAACTGGAGGACCGAACCGACTAATGTTGAAAAATTAGCGGATGACTTGTGGCTGGGGGTGAAAGGCCAATCAAACCGGGAGATAGCTGGTTCTCCCCGAAAGCTATTTAGGTAGCGCCTCGTGAACTCATCTCCGGGGGTAGAGCACTGTTTCGGCTAGGGGGTCATCCCGACTTACCAACCCGATGCAAACTGCGAATACCGGAGAATGTTATCACGGGAGACACACGGCGGGTGCTAACGTTCGTCGTGAAGAGGGAAACAACCCAGACCGCCGGCTAAGGTCCGAAAGTCATAATTAAGTGGGAAACGAAGTGGGAAGGCTCAGACAGCCAGGATGTTGGCTTAGAAGCAGCCATCATTTAAAGAAAGCGTAATAGCTCACTGGTCGAGTCGGCCTGCGCGGAAGATGTAACGGGGCTAAATTATGCACCGAAGCCGCGGCAGCGATATGTAAATATTGTCGGGTAGGGGAGCGTTCTGTAAGCCTGTGAAGGTGACCTGTGAGGGTTGCTGGAGGTATCAGAAGTGCGAATGCTGACATAAGTAACGATAATGCGGGTGAAAAACCCGCACGCCGGAAGACCAAGGGTTCCTGTCCAACGTTAATCGGGGCAGGGTGAGTCGACCCCTAAGGCGAGGCTGAAAAGCGTAGTCGATGGGCAACGGGTTAATATTCCCGTACTGGTGGTAACTGCGAAGGGGGGACGGAGAAAGCTAAATCATCCGGCGACGGTTGTCCCGGTTTAAGCGTGCAGGTGGACTGACCAGGCAAATCCGGTCGGTTGTTAACACTGAGGCGTGACGACGAGCCACTACGGTGGTGAAGTGATTGATGCTCTGCTTCCGGGAAAAGCCTCTAAGCTCCAGGTTACCATTAATCGTACCCCGAACCGACACAGGTGGTCAGGTAGAGAATACTCAGGCGCTTGAGAGAACTCGGGTGAAGGAACTAGGCAAAATGGTGCCGTAACTTCGGGAGAAGGCACGCTGGCACTAGGTGAAGTGGTTTACCCACGGAGCTGAAGCCAGCCGCAGATACCAGCTGGCTGCAACTGTTTATTAAAAACACAGCACTGTGCAAACACGAAAGTGGACGTATACGGTGTGACGCCTGCCCGGTGCCGGAAGGTTAATTGATGAGGTCAGCCGCAAGGCGAAGCTTCTGATCGAAGCCCCGGTAAACGGCGGCCGTAACTATAACGGTCCTAAGGTAGCGAAATTCCTTGTCGGGTAAGTTCCGACCTGCACGAATGGCGTAATGATGGCCAGGCTGTCTCCACCGAGACTCAGTGAAATTGAACTCGCTGTGAAGATGCAGTGTACCCGCGGCAAGACGGAAAGACCCCGTGAACCTTTACTATAGCTTGACACTGAACATTGAGCCTTGATGTGTAGGATAGGTGGGAGGCAATGAAGTGTGGACGCCAGTCTGCACGGAGCCATCCTTGAAATACCACCCTTTAACGTTTGATGTTCTAACCCGGGTCCATAATCTGGATCGGGGACCGTGTCTGGTGGGTAGTTTGACTGGGGCGGTCTCCTCCCAAAGAGTAACGGAGGAGCACGAAGGTTGGCTAAGCATGGTCGGACATCATGCGGTTAGTGCAAAGGCATAAGCCAGCTTGACTGCGAGAGTGACGGCTCGAGCAGGTACGAAAGTAGGTCTTAGTGATCCGGTGGTTCTGAATGGAAGGGCCATCGCTCAACGGATAAAAGGTACTCCGGGGATAACAGGCTGATACCGCCCAAGAGTTCATATCGACGGCGGTGTTTGGCACCTCGATGTCGGCTCATCACATCCTGGGGCTGAAGTAGGTCCCAAGGGTATGGCTGTTCGCCATTTAAAGTGGTACGCGAGCTGGGTTTAGAACGTCGTGAGACAGTTCGGTCCCTATCTGCCGTGGGCGCTGGAAGATTGAGAGGGGTTGCTCCTAGTACGAGAGGACCGGAGTGAACGCACCACTGGTGTACGGGTTGTGATGCCAATTGCATTGCCCGGTAGCTAAGTGCGGAAGAGATAACCGCTGAAAGCATCTAAGCGGGAAACTTGCCTCGAGATGAGTCTTCCCTGATTCTTTAAGAATCCTGAAGGAACGTTTGAGACTAAGACGTTGATAGGCTGGGTGTGTAAGCGCAGCGATGCGTTGAGCTGACCAGTACTAATGAACCGGGAGGCTTAACCTGACAACACCGAAGGTGTTTTGAGTTGAGAGACGATTAGAGAGATTTTTCAGCACAGTGAAGAGGCAGAAGTCATTCACTGTGAAAGCTTGTTTTGGATTGAAATGAATTTGCCTGGCGGCCGTAGCGCGGTGGTCCCACCTGACCCCATGCCGAACTCAGAAGTGAAACGCCGTAGCGCCGATGGTAGTGTGGGGTCTCCCCATGTGAGAGTAGGGAACCGCCAGGTTATTATTAAGTGAGGGTGCAGAACTGCATCAGTCACACAGAGATACGCGGAGCGGTAGTTCAGTTGGTTAGAATACCTGCCTGTCACGCAGGGGGTCGCGGGTTCGAGTCCCGTCCGTTCCGCCAACAAACATTAACCCCGATAGGAAACTATCGGGGTTTTGTTTTTTGTATGAAATAAATTCACCTTGCTGTTTTTTCCTCGACAGAACCTCTCTTTTTCGTTAGTTTTGGATGTCCGGATGTCTAAAATAACAAGGAGAGCCCGCCGCTATGCCAATCCGTATCCCTGATGAACTTCCTGCTGTCACTGATCTGCGTGATGAAAATATCTTTGTGATGACATCATCACGGGCACAATTTCAGGATATACGGCCACTGAAAGTGCTGTTTTTAAATCTGATGCCCAAGAAGATTGAAACAGAACTGCAATTTCTGCGTCTGCTCTCCAACACACCGCTTCAGGTTGATATTCAGCTGCTGCGTATCAGTCACCATGAATCAAAGAACACACCCAAGGCGCATCTGGATGCCTTTTATTGTGACTTTGATGATATAAAAGAACAGAATTTTGATGGTCTGGTGATCACCGGTGCACCACTCGGTCTGGTTGAATTTCAGGATGTGGATTACTGGCCGGAACTGGATGAGATTATCCGCTGGTCACAGACACATGTTACATCAACACTTTTTGTCTGCTGGGCGGTACAGGCGGGGCTGAACACGCTTTACAATATCCCGAAACAAACGCTGCCGGAAAAAATCTCCGGGGTGTATACCCACACTACACTTATGCCGCATGCGCTGCTGACCAGGGGGTTTGACGGGCAGTTTTCTGCGCCTCACTCCCGCTATGCGGCATTTCCTGAAGCGATGATCCGTGAAAACACCGATCTTGATATCCTGGCCGCTTCTGAAGAAGCCGGAGCCTATCTGTTTGCCAGTAAAGACAAGCGTCAGGTCTATGTGACCGGCCATGCGGAATATGACGCGGATACATTGGCGGGAGAATATCAGCGTGACTCGGATGCGGGGCTGGATCCTGCTATCCCGGTGAACTATTTTCCGGATAACGACCCGTCGAAAACACCGGTATCCAGCTGGCGCGGACATGGTCATCTGCTTTATGCTAACTGGCTGAATTATTGTGTTTATCAGATAACACCGTATGACCTGAGTGTGATGAATCCGACGGCGGACTGATAAAAAAAAGCCACCGCGAACGGTGGCAAAAGGCAGACTTAATTCACGATGTCTTATGCAGCGGCACCGGCCACAGCTTGCGCCGCCAGTGCAGTAATACGATCATAGTCTCCGCCACAGAGTGCATCTTCCGGCACCAGCCATGAGCCGCCGACACAGGCCACACTGCTGAGCGCGAGATAATCCCGGTAGTTATTCAGGGAGATCCCGCCGGTCGGGCAGAAACGGATATCCGGGAAAGGGCCGGAGATAGCTTTCAGCGCTTTCACTCCACCGTTTGCTTCTGCCGGGAAGAATTTAAAATTTTTCAGTCCGTAAGCTATACCAGCCATCAGCTCGGAAACGGTGGCGATCCCCGGGATCAGCGGAATGGAGCCCTGATCGGCTGCCTGTAACAGAGATTCTGTCAGACCGGGGCTGATAGCAAACTGTGCACCGGCGTCAGTGACGGCTTTCAGTTGCTCCGGATTAATCACGGTACCCGCACCGACAATCGCTTCCGGCACTTCTTCCGCAATGGCGCGGATAGCTTCAATTGCACACTCTGTACGCAGTGTGACTTCCAGAACGCGGATCCCGCCTGCGACCAGTGCACGGGCCAGCGGTACTGCCTGATGCAGCTCACGGATAACAATGACAGGCACAACCGGTCCTGCATTTAAAACGGATTGCGCACTTAACATCTGATCATTCATCGTCATTCTCACTTTTATAAAAACGGATACAGCAGGCGCCTTCTTCCGCACCTGAGAGTTGCGTGCGTAATGCACTGAATAATTCACGGCCTGAGCCGTCCCGCTCTGCGCTGAGGTCAGGAATGACACTTTCACGTTCTGCCAGAACAGCCTCATCAACAAGCAGCATCAGCTCGCCGGTCTGCCCGTTCACCCGGATCATATCGCCGTCGCGGACTTTGGTCAGCAGCCCGCCGGTATACGCTTCCGGGGTAACGTGAATAGCGGAAGGCACTTTGCCGGATGCACCGGACAAACGGCCGTCGGTGACCAGGGCCACCCGGTAGCCTTTATCCATCAGCACGCCCAGCGGCGGCATCAGTTTGTGCAGTTCCGGCATCCCGTTGGCCTGCGGCCCCTGGAAACGCACTACCACAACACAATCTTTGTTCAGTTTTCCGGCCTCAAACGCGGGCACAATATCATGCTGGCTGTTAAACACGATGGCCGGGGCTTCAATAATCTGGTTATCGGCAGGAACAGCTGAGGTTTTCATCACCGCACGTCCGAGATTTCCAGTCAGTACTTTGGTGCCGCCGTGAGACGAAAACGGTGTATTTCCGGATGCAATCACACTGTCATCAAGCGAGCTGAGCGCGCCTTCCCGCCATTTCAGTTCACCGTTATCCAGCCACGGCTCCTGTGTATAACGGGATAAGCCGAAACCGGCGACAGTATGAACATCTTCATGCAGCAGCCCCAGGCTGAGCAGCTCACGGATAATCAGCTGTAACCCGCCTGCGGCATGAAACTGGTTGATATCTGCCGGGCCATTCGGGTAGATCCGGCTGAGCAGCGGGATAATGTCCGACAGCTCAGAAAAATCATCCCAGTTGATGATGATCCCGGCTGCAGCGGCCATTGCGATAAGGTGCATGGTCAGATTGGTGGAACCCCCTGTTGCCAGCAAACCGACTATGCCGTTAACGATGACTTTTTCATCCACCAGTTGCCCGACCGGCAGATAATTGCCGCTGTTTTCAGTAAAGCGGACAACCTGGCAGGCAGCGGCATCCGTCAGTGCGGTACGCAGCGGGGTATCAGGATGAACAAAGGACGCGCCCGGCAGATGCAGCCCCATGATTTCCATCACCATCTGATTGGAATTGGCGGTGCCGTAAAAGGTACAGGTTCCGGCTGAATGATAAGAGGCCGCTTCTGCATCCAGCAGTGCCCGGCGATCAACTTTTCCTTCAGCAAATAACTGACGGACATGTACTTTTTCTTTATTCGGCAGACCGCTGGTCATAGGACCCGCCGGAATAAATACGGACGGCAGATGCCCGAAAGAGAGTGCCGCCATCATCATCCCCGGGACGATTTTATCGCAGATCCCGAGGTAAAGTGCGCCGTCAAACATATTGTGGGAAAGCCCGACAGCGGCAGACATGGCAATCACATCACGGCTCAGCAGGGACAGCTCCATACCATCCTGCCCCTGGGTCACGCCGTCACACATGGCGGGAACCCCGCCGGCAACCTGGCCGATGGCACCCACGCTGTGCAGTGCAGCTTTAATTTGTGCCGGATAAAATTCATACGGCTTATGTGCCGACAACATGTCATTGTAAGCAGTGATGATTGCAATATCATTATGCGCCATATTGCGTAACTGTTGTTTCTCATCCGGCTGGCAGGCGGCAAAGCCATGCGCCAGGTTACCGCAGGCAAGCTGGGCACGATGAACGGTTTTACTGCGTGCGGCGCTGATTTTTTCCAGATACCGGGCACGGGATACACGGGAACGCGCCGTAATACGGGCGGTAATTTCTGAAAGTCGCGGATGAACCGGCGGGTACGCAGAATGTGTCATAGTCATGGCTCCGTGCTGATTATCTGCCTGCTGCAGTATCATTAATTCGTTTGTTACCGGTAACATTGGCATAGATCAGCAACGGATTGCAACTTTTATGAGCAATTCTCTTTCCTGAATATGATCCACCTCAAATTTAGCTGAAACGAGAAAGCTTTCGGCGCGGATCGAATAATCAGAAAAAGAGGGTTGAGTACCTCTGCGGATCACAGCAACATGAAAAACGCTCAGGTTGCACGTTAATGCACTCAGGGAAAGTTGTGGTAGTATAGACGTTCAGACGGCTATTTAAACGGGCATTGCAGAGCGGAGTCAGATAAATGGATAATAAATTCAGTGTATTAAAAAAATCGCTTAATCAACGGATCCTGATTCTTGATGGTGCGATGGGAACAATGATCCAGCGCTATGCACTGAACGAAAAGGAATACCGCGGTGAGCGTTTTGCTGACTGGCCGGTGGATCTGAAAGGAAATAACGATCTGTTATCCATTACGCAGCCGGATATTATCCGCGAGATCCATCACGCCTATCTGGGAGCCGGCGCGGATATTATTGAAACCAACAGTTTTAACTCCACGGTTATTTCCATGGCGGATTATCAGATGGAGTCCCTGTCTGATGAAATCAATGAAGCTGCCGCGAAACTGGCGCGGGAATGTGCCGATGAATGGACGCGCAAAACGCCGGAGAAACCCCGCTATGTGGCCGGGATTCTGGGGCCGACCAACCGGACGGCGTCAATCTCCCCCGATGTGAATGATCCGGCTTACCGCAATGTATCCTATGATGCGCTGGTTGAGGCATACCGCAGCTCTGTGCGGGCACTGGTCCGCGGCGGGGCTGATATCATTATGATCGAAACAATCTTCGATACCCTGAATGCCAAGGCGGCGATTTACGCTGTTGAAACCGAGTTTGAGGCGCTGGGGATTAAATTGCCGGTGATGCTTTCCGGTACGATCACTGATGCCTCCGGCCGGACACTGACCGGTCAGACAACTGAAGCCTTTTATAACTCCATGAGACACATCCGCCCGATCTCTTTCGGGCTGAACTGTGCGCTGGGGCCTGCTGAACTGCGCCAGTATGTGGCGGAGCTGTCCCGTATCGCGGATTGTTATGTCAGTACTCACCCGAATGCCGGTCTGCCGAATGCGTTCGGCGGTTATGACCTGGATGCCGCCAATATGGCGGGCTATATCAGTGAGTGGGCACAGTCCGGTTTGCTGAATATTGTCGGTGGCTGCTGCGGCACCACGCCTGACCATATCCGTGCAATCGCGCAGGCGGTAGCGGATATTCCGCCGCGTGTTATTCCTGATCGCCCTGTGGCCTGCCGTCTGGCGGGGCTGGAGCCGCTGACCATCGATGAGAATTCCCTGTTCGTCAACGTGGGGGAGAGAACCAATATCACCGGCTCCGCACGGTTTAAGCGGCTGATTAAAGAAGGTAATTACCAGGAAGCATTGGATATTGCCCGTAACCAGGTGGAGAACGGCGCACAGATTATTGATATCAACATGGATGAGGGCATGCTGGATTCACAGGCGGCCATGGTGCGTTTCCTGAATATGATTTCCGGTGAGCCGGATATTGCCCGCGTACCGATTATGATCGACTCCTCAAAATGGGAGGTGATCGAGGCCGGGCTGAAATGTATCCAGGGTAAAGGCATTGTGAACTCGATTTCCCTGAAAGAGGGAGAGGCAGCCTTTATCGATCATGCCAAAAAAGTGCTGCGTTACGGCGCTGCCGTGATTGTGATGGCCTTTGATGAAACCGGCCAGGCGGATACCCGGCAGCGCAAGACAGAAATTTGTCAGCGGGCTTACCGCATTCTGACTGAGCAGGTGGGATTCCCGCCGGAAGATATTATTTTTGACCCGAATATTTTTGCGGTGGCAACCGGTATTCCTGAGCATAACAATTATGCCGTTGATTTTATTGAAGCCTGTAAGGATATCAAAGCGACACTGCCCCAT is a genomic window containing:
- a CDS encoding bifunctional 4-hydroxy-2-oxoglutarate aldolase/2-dehydro-3-deoxy-phosphogluconate aldolase, translated to MNDQMLSAQSVLNAGPVVPVIVIRELHQAVPLARALVAGGIRVLEVTLRTECAIEAIRAIAEEVPEAIVGAGTVINPEQLKAVTDAGAQFAISPGLTESLLQAADQGSIPLIPGIATVSELMAGIAYGLKNFKFFPAEANGGVKALKAISGPFPDIRFCPTGGISLNNYRDYLALSSVACVGGSWLVPEDALCGGDYDRITALAAQAVAGAAA
- the metA gene encoding homoserine O-acetyltransferase MetA, with translation MPIRIPDELPAVTDLRDENIFVMTSSRAQFQDIRPLKVLFLNLMPKKIETELQFLRLLSNTPLQVDIQLLRISHHESKNTPKAHLDAFYCDFDDIKEQNFDGLVITGAPLGLVEFQDVDYWPELDEIIRWSQTHVTSTLFVCWAVQAGLNTLYNIPKQTLPEKISGVYTHTTLMPHALLTRGFDGQFSAPHSRYAAFPEAMIRENTDLDILAASEEAGAYLFASKDKRQVYVTGHAEYDADTLAGEYQRDSDAGLDPAIPVNYFPDNDPSKTPVSSWRGHGHLLYANWLNYCVYQITPYDLSVMNPTAD
- the edd gene encoding phosphogluconate dehydratase, translating into MTMTHSAYPPVHPRLSEITARITARSRVSRARYLEKISAARSKTVHRAQLACGNLAHGFAACQPDEKQQLRNMAHNDIAIITAYNDMLSAHKPYEFYPAQIKAALHSVGAIGQVAGGVPAMCDGVTQGQDGMELSLLSRDVIAMSAAVGLSHNMFDGALYLGICDKIVPGMMMAALSFGHLPSVFIPAGPMTSGLPNKEKVHVRQLFAEGKVDRRALLDAEAASYHSAGTCTFYGTANSNQMVMEIMGLHLPGASFVHPDTPLRTALTDAAACQVVRFTENSGNYLPVGQLVDEKVIVNGIVGLLATGGSTNLTMHLIAMAAAAGIIINWDDFSELSDIIPLLSRIYPNGPADINQFHAAGGLQLIIRELLSLGLLHEDVHTVAGFGLSRYTQEPWLDNGELKWREGALSSLDDSVIASGNTPFSSHGGTKVLTGNLGRAVMKTSAVPADNQIIEAPAIVFNSQHDIVPAFEAGKLNKDCVVVVRFQGPQANGMPELHKLMPPLGVLMDKGYRVALVTDGRLSGASGKVPSAIHVTPEAYTGGLLTKVRDGDMIRVNGQTGELMLLVDEAVLAERESVIPDLSAERDGSGRELFSALRTQLSGAEEGACCIRFYKSENDDE